The Amaranthus tricolor cultivar Red isolate AtriRed21 chromosome 2, ASM2621246v1, whole genome shotgun sequence genome contains the following window.
TTAACCGTTACTAAGGTATCACATGCAATACTTCTAATTTGAATTGTATTTTGAGCTATTATTAAATTTGGTATTGTAGTTTCaggtttttattgattttaatgcATGCAGTTAGTTTTTGTTTAGGAATGAGTTTTTGGTGATGATTTTAGCAATTGTGCATTGAAGTGTTAATTTTAGGTGGTCATGAATCCTTGGTATGGTTCTTCCTATTCCAGAATTATTCTGTAGTTTTATGTTGATGATTGTTAGAGAGATAAGCGAATAGTGGTTTAGCTTTCACCTCAAATCTCTAATGTCGGTGGATGTCTTCTTGCTGGGTACTGCATTTGAGGGACTTTTCTTTGACTTTCCTCGAGTAATTTTATTATGACTCTTAAATTGGATTTACATGGAAAACTCACCCCCTTATGGAATGAGAAACACCAAATGGTGAAAGCTATGATATGCACAGTATCTAATCAAAGCAAACTCTAACATAGACTTAGTGCACACCAATATTTATTGTGCACCAATTGTTACTCTCCACTATGCTAACCTACACTTCCTACTCTCCACTCTACTAACCCACACTTCTCATTCTCCACTCTGCTAACTCCCCTTCTTACTTCCGCTTCGGCCGCTAACTCACACTCGTAACCCCACTAACCCTCTAGTATGGTAAGGTTGGTTGCACAATATTTTAGTATGCATTAAGTTCACAAAAGAGTTTCTACCTGATTGATATGTTTAGGATTTGATCTTTGGACTTTTActtatgaacaatgaaaagtAATATTCTTTTTTTGCAAGCTTCTCTCAGATTTTTAGTTATGACTTATGTCGAAAAGCTTATTGGTTGGAGTATATAAAGACATATAGTAGGGATATGTGTTAGACATCTTACTTTTCAAGGGTGGGAGACACTATAAGGCGCTAAGGGTCAATAGGGCCTAGACTCTAGGTGCTAGCTTTTGGGTAAAGGCGTACCGTCCACCAAAACCCAGAAAACCCCCATAAAAACGACaggataaaaagaaataaagaaaaagaagagaagagaaaacaTACTTTGGTATCAGTTGGGGCTTCTCCTTAGGCAAAgaccaaaaggtaatctaaggcGCTTGCTTTAAGGAAATTCCTTGTCCAGCCCAATCAGTTGCCCAATCTATTGCCCACCCAAGGTGCTCGCCTTAGGCACGCCTAAACACACTTTTTCTATGGTTGACATCATTGTTATTTGCATCTTTTTCAGTTGATCAGCTACTGGTTCACTGGTTTAATGCACAAAATCTGCCCAGGCAGTTCAATTCCTCTAATTATATTgggaatttgaattttttttcactGTCTTAGATTCCTAATCATGTCGCTATCAAGATTGCCCTGGAGCTGAAAAAGCTGCTTATTGACAACAGTCTACTTGATGTGTAAGTCATCAGgttgatgttttaatttttttttgttttttggttgCTCGAGCataatatttgaaaattaatgGGACTGACTGCCAACATGCAGATCTCAGAATGACCTGGAGGCTAATCTATTTAAGGTATGCATCTTGTTTTCTGATTTGAATTTCAAAGAAGTTACAATAAAAAAACTTCAATATTTTGGGTATTACTAAATATTCACATTTGATTGTAATAGTTATCTGAAAACACCTATTAAAGTAATGCCACTATGCCAATTCAGTTCAACTAAAACTATCCGTCACTCATCAAATGGGTCTCCTTTTCAAGAATTTTTTGCACAGGTTGTACCCCTGATTCTCGACTAGAACACAACCCATGTGCATGGCTATCTTTAAATTCACTTGTTTTGGTTGTTACGGCTTGCACTTTAGCTGAATCATGATACAAAGTCTTAGTGACAAATCTTTAGAGTAGTTGATCGTGTTAAATGGAGTTGTCTCAAATAAATTTGGTTGTGATGCTTCCTCTATCATCTAGAGTTTGCCATACTTTCTTTTTACTCTTTTTACAATGTCGAATACAATTAATGTGTCTGACTTAGACCAATAATGTGTTTGCATTACGGGAATTAAAAAACATTGGTTGGGTAGTATTCTTTTTTTGAATGAGGGTTGATGTATCTTTAATAAAGAATGAGGACAATAGAGTAGGGCAAACCAAATCTAAAAGGTGATGAACACCTTTGGCTTCTGAGAGTGGTTGGTTTACAACAATTTTTTGTGAATGTGGTATGTCTCTGGCTCTGCACATATATTTCTGTCTCTTATGTAATCATTTTTTAGCCATGTTACTTGGACTTGAGTACTTGTTTGGAATGCAAATATGTGTTCAAGTGCCTGGTtgaaatttttcatgattttgggTCAAGGTAAATTAATGAAGTCTCCAGATCATACCCATATTAGGATGTTGAGCATCGGAATCAGATATAACGCAAGTCCTTGAGCTGAAGTGAAGACTCCAAACAACATAGTTTTTGAGTTCGAAAAAAGTGAATGGATTGAATCATTGAACGAATGTGATGCTCTCACCCTTCCTAGCATATAGGAATGCTGATGTTATCTGTTATATTCATGACCATTGCAAGAAGATATTCAAATGCGTCTGCAACCTTTAAgtttgtgtataattaaaatgtGATTTCATTAAACCTTCTTATAGGACTCTATTTGCAGCTCATGGAACGTAGGGGCTATGGTGAAGAGTACATCAATCGTTATAAGATGATGACCAGGTTAGTGCATATATAATATGAGTCATCTTTGCTTTGAGTCTTCTGTCGTAATTCTTTCATTGAATTAATTCAATGCTCTTGTCCTTTACCCTTTTTAGGTTTCACCATCAACGGGTGCCATTAGTCATCCTTGTTTGTGGAACGGCTTGTACAGGAAAGTCCACCATTGCTACACAACTTGCACAAAGACTAAATTTACCTAATGTTTTACAGGTGCATTTCAGTTACATAGCTCTAGGTTTTTGTTTTCTAAGATATTCTTAGAGTTTATGGAGgaagattttttttcttttcatgatcTTTCTGCTCTGATTGcatcttatttattttctacTTTGCAGACAGATATGGTGTATGAACTCCTTCGCACATCAACAGAGTAATGAACTTGTCCTTTTCCCAAATTGGTTGTTGATGTTTCAATGTAGCATAGTATTAGCTTGTCATTTGCAACGTAATTCGTAGACCAACAAGGATGGTTTGACCTCTTATCATGGTTTTGTGGAGTGTGATTGACTTTATTGTATCGTACGTGACGAACACACTTGTGTTTTAATGTAGCTTTGTATTAACTCGTCATCTGCTAGTGTGGGTTATGTTGTTGATATGGTAGATCTGGTGCGTGTTAAGTGAAATTTCTCATTTCTGTTATATGGAAGGTCTTGAACCCAAAAAACTCTCTTGCACATGTCTTGGAGAAAATATTTACCAACGTTAGGTTATATGTCAAAttcttatgtttttaattatatgcaGTGCTCCATTGACATCTACTCCTGTATGGGCAAGAGAATTTGATTCTTCAGAGGAATTTATCACAGAATTCTGTAGAGAATGCCGAATTGTTCGTAAAGGTGACAACTTTTTCTAGCTCTTTTTGTTTCAGTGTATACTTATTATTGTAGGAcaacttcaaatttttttataatcatcTTCAAAAAGAAACTCTTAGCTTGATTAGAATTTGTGAAAGGATTTGGAAGGCATGAAAAGGATATTGGTGGCAAATTGTTCCCACTTTTGATTTGTCGTCTAGCTTGGTCCGAAAAAGTGTTTGTAAAGAAGCAGCAAGAAAAAGAAAGTCTTTGTAAGGAGAGGATATGAAGCTTTATATTGGACATGGAACTTGGAATAGTgaataaaaaagattaaaaataattctCTAGAATAAGATCCATTATTAAATGCTTTTTCCTAATATTTATTTCCTAGTAGCACACATTCTATAGaaacttttttttatgttgGTTTTAATAACAAAATTCCGATATATATGGATCTTtttgttaatctttttatttaactGTAATAAAACAGCAATGCAGCTTGAGCATGTAAGGAAATTATCAGTGACCTTTCTTTTGATGTTACAACTTAGACTTGCCTGAAAAACAACTGCACGTATTTCCAATATAGCTTTTGGCTTTAGAGACATCTTGTTGATTTGAGCGTCTTTTATCTAGGATAAAAATTGCTTAATTATGCTGGGCTAGCTGGCATATTTTTGCCCTAAATTGCTTTTCCCTATTCCAAGTATCAATATGGAGAATATATTGTTTTTTGAATTGGTGAGAGATTGAGAGTTGCCGACCTGGGGAGTGGGTAAAGCCCAAAGGGTGTGTAGAACTAAAAAGTAGTATGGCGTGGTTCAAATCAGAGGGATGAAAGCAATGAAAAGGCAGTTTTCTAAGGGCCTTCAACACGAATATAAACTATTACGTTATCTTCTTTTTGTAGCAATTTATTGAATGCAATTTCATGTGTTCTTAGGTTTGGCCGGTGATCTTAAGAAAGCGATGAAAGATGGAAAACCTATTATAATTGAGGTACGCACAACTGCTTTCAGAAATGTTGCAATGGTGCTTAGTATTTAAGCActgtataaaattatatatgtttgATTGATCTCGCTCTGAACATAAGCATGTGAGACTGTTAATGCATAATCTTCTTTTCATCTCATAATCTGACTCGTGTTATATATCTTCCGTGCGTTTATAGTTTCGATGCCTTGTGGGTAGATTTGTCAAAACGGTTGGTCGAATGGGTTTTGAGTGATTTCTGGTTTGACTGGTATAGGGAGACCTAGCAGTTCAaggcttttaatttttcttatcattCGAATTCTTTATAAAACACcctatgtgtgtgtgtatatatatatatattaagttcTAGAATTAATGCTCTAACGATGTTACCCTCTAAGACTTTAATGGGAAAACATGAAATATCTCCTGAAACGACCTAAAGCGCgattttacacctttacaatgcgggTTATACCTGTTCGGTAAATTTGAAAACCTTAACGATATGATGCGGTTGATACGATACAATGCGACcatgtttttgcactatgctttaAACACAAGAATTTAATTGGAAATATAGTGGGTTTCGACTTGAAAGTGACGATGTGGAACcgtattgaataattattattttggtcTCGATTACGGTAATGATCTCGATGATGAGATACCGTTTGGTGATGCTGTTTTCATACCTCCTGATTTTGGTCGACACAATGCGATATCTTTTGAACAATGGTGATTTTTACACCTTTAGGCCATGGCTAGTATCAGTTCGATATATTTGAAAAACTTTTACGAATCAGCCGATATGATACAATGCAACCTTATTGTTAAGAGTATGCATGGAactcaaaaaaattgaaaaatataggtCAAAACAGATGAGGTTGGGCTGTACCTACTTTGTGGTTGGTCGGGTCAAGTCATTTTCATGTTATGACCCCCCTAATTATCTGATGGGTCTCAAGCTTTCAGTATGGATCGAAATTTTACAGTGGATCAAAATTTGACTGGTTCTTGTGGTACCTTTGCTTTTTGAGAAGAACATGTTCCCTAGTGTCGGCAATTGTTGTTTACTGAATATGCTTAAGCTTTCCTTGTTGTAGCTTATTAGGATCAAGGAGGCTTGTAggttttgtttaaatttatgGACTTAAACTCACGTATGACATATATAAAGACAAATTGTGAGTGGCAAAGAAAAATGGCTGTAGCCAGTAAAATATTTGTACAAGATCATGAAAAATGAGAGTGAAGGTTAGACTGCTAATCTAGCTGAACTACAGGATTTAGTTGATTGGAAGATTAGTGGTTTGATAGAACTTCCTCAATAAGTCttgaatattttgtttttcatttttagtcTTTCTTCTAAAGTAGGATAGGGAAGATTGGTATCCTATGTGTTCAGACACTTCCAATGGCGACGGGTCAAggattcatatatatatatatatatatatatatatatggtcaagtTTCGATgaaaaccaagcttatatgagaactaGGGATTGGCATGGGTCTTAGACCTTAAGGGTCTAGACTCGACCCAACCCtaattttaagggtctgggttcACCTATTTTTGGACCCTATGGATTCGGGTCAGATCTGGGTCCATGACCTTAGGGTCTGGGCCTACACGTTTGAGACCCAGTTCCGACCCAGATCCGACCCATAGacccatttatattttttttaaaaaaattatatattagctatcatgtgtaattaattgtttgattgaaattttgttatatttttgaacattacgtgattttgaactttgtcagttcatgtaatttaaaatgttgtatctacactttaaaaattaaagactCGATAAATATTTCGTTATAAGAACTTGAATGTTGGAAAACTTCATATATTTCGctcaattagtataaagtatCGTTAGTCGAAactgtttaaataattttatgcgaATAGTCGAAAATTGTactacataatatattttaaaaaaaatttcaggaaaaaaaataaaattgttttggACTCAGATCCAGACCCTAAACCCGCCAGACCCTAAGGGTCTGAGTTCgagtccaaaattttcagatccTACGGATCCGGGTCCGCGTTTGGATCCAACAAAAAGTGTTATAACACGTTTTTCCgcaaagtaacattttttttatgtaaaattaacacctttttgtgagttaaaggtgagttttgttcagaatttttttttaaaagtaacacttttgtaatacaaaagtaacacttttttgtcaaatagattggttctcacggttctcatataaggatggttctcactggaacttcatatatatatatatatatatatgaagaagttAATAGTGTGAACCATCCTAATATGAGAACCGCGAGAATCAATCTGTCTGACAAAAAATGTTCAACTTTTactaaaaaagtgttacttttaggcaaattagtgttactttttttaaaaaaaaaagatatttttcgacaaaaaagtgttactttcagaaaaaaaattctgaacaaAATGCACAAAAAAGGggttaatttttagaaaaaagtgttactttgtataatattttttttcgaatttttttttttctgaaagttatacttttttgctaaaacgtaccatttttttttaaattcatttttttccaaaagtaacaccttttctggaaaaaagtaacactttttttatcAGGCAGATTGGTTCTTACGATTCTCATATAAGCTGGGTTCTcactagaatatatatatatatatatatatatatatatatatatatatatatatatatatatatataattttcctataaaaatataaaaatagaagtataataatttttgttttcatagAAAAAAATTACCTTTTAAAAAGGACCAATGTGCTGACTTTTAGGCTACAACAAATAAATGTTGactcaaaatacgaaaattgaCTTAATATATTGTGAGCCTCGACAAAATTGATGATTTGGAactaaaaaaagacaaaatttagaaatttaaatggtCGGGTTCGAGTTACGGTCAGGTTTGAccaaggtttttttttattttttttatgagtcGGGTCATATTTTGTGTTAAGAATATTTTTAGGTTATAACCCATTAATATCTAGTCCGGTTCTAGGGTCAATTGACTCGTTGCATTTGCGTATATTCTGCATCTTGCAAAAAGCACTTGTACACCCAACAAAGAAAATAGAATGGAAACTGTATAGGAACTAATTTTCGTAGCCTAATTGCCGTGAATAGAATACCACATGGTACGTGAAAAAGTTACGCTAGGACTCCTAAACTTATGAAAATTTTTTGTGCTCGTGACAGGGAATACATCTAGACCCTAGTATTTACTTAATGGATGATGATAATAAATTGTCTATGAAAATGCAATCGAAAGCTGAAGAAACTAGGGTTGCCTCAGATCCATTGGTTGATAATGTTACCTGTCCAATACCAAGTCAACCTTCTGATAATGGTGATTCGGAAAGTAGAGGCGTCGATGCTGAGAATATTAGCTCTGAGGAACTTGTATCTTGCGATCAGACACGAGAAATTCTACATTCTCTTGCTTCTGTCAAAATAGAAGACAACGCCTCTGATGATAAAGGTTGgccattaaatttttttatgtatatttctTTTGATCTGCTGATAAAGGGACTGTTTTGCACTTCTTTGTgtaaaacattaattttattgaGGTTACATCATGATACTTTTATGAGATTTTAAACTGGACTAAGAAAGAATTGCAGAATGAATGACATAAGCTCATAATGCTATCTTTTCTTACTGCTTTAGAGATTTTGTAGGTGGAACTAGTAAAGAAACAATGATGGATGGAAAGCTGCAAACAAAGAAAGAGAGGTCTGGTGCCGAACCAATCATAGTACCTATAGTTCTCAAAATGGCTGAATTTGATCATGAGGTATTTTTTGTATCATCTGATATGAGTAATTCTGAATCTTTTCTTATTTGCTTTCCCCTCTTTTGGTGTTTGCTGTTAGAATTCGGCCAATACATTCATATCGCATAAGAGTTTTTTGTTTCTAATATGATAGATGGGAGTTAGACTTTATGGTTTTTTCTTTAGCGGACTTAATCTAAATGCTATTAAAGTTATATTGCTCAAGGGAAAAAGATGTTTGGTTGGGTTTCTTTTTACTAATAAGCTAATAA
Protein-coding sequences here:
- the LOC130806918 gene encoding uncharacterized protein LOC130806918 codes for the protein MYNQKHNMKKDKGVELSSFNGSEEIEEKPDNPSLRPFRFAARNASSKYDFVKVKVWLGDNADHYYVLSRFLLSRMLTVTKIPNHVAIKIALELKKLLIDNSLLDVSQNDLEANLFKLMERRGYGEEYINRYKMMTRFHHQRVPLVILVCGTACTGKSTIATQLAQRLNLPNVLQTDMVYELLRTSTDAPLTSTPVWAREFDSSEEFITEFCRECRIVRKGLAGDLKKAMKDGKPIIIEGIHLDPSIYLMDDDNKLSMKMQSKAEETRVASDPLVDNVTCPIPSQPSDNGDSESRGVDAENISSEELVSCDQTREILHSLASVKIEDNASDDKGGTSKETMMDGKLQTKKERSGAEPIIVPIVLKMAEFDHEALLEEWIPTRTFSDNSIMKDRNKLTKNLKIIQDYLCSFESQGLTVVNISATTFPQTLDWLHSYLLQCIEQGISSVSTPKQQAKS